GTGTGTGTGGATATCAGATATTAAGTATTTGATGAAATAGAGTAGGAGAGGgaaagaatgaagaagaaggaagaaggggTCTTCGTAAATCTGAAGCACGCGTCAGTACTATTCCTTGTGCGTTGCTCCGACGACTAAGCAATGCTAcagtctttcttctctttttgtacttttctttattttatctCATGTTAAAATTGTCTGTTCTCTTTTTTATGAAAACAACTTTCCCTTTAAATAAATTATCgtttatcttaaaataatacTTACCCGCCAATCATCTCGcggaatatttttttaacagagttgtaatttgtaaagaaaaccaaaaaaaaataaaaaaaaaatcacacttTTATCCGCTAGGGTTTTTGAAGTTGGCTCCTGCGTCGCGATAATCGCCAATGGCGAAACCTAGCCGCGTCCGTCGTTCACCTTCCGCCTCTGGGTCTTCATCTCGGTCCAGCTCCAGCTCCAGATCTCGTTCGAGTGGGTCCAGGTCTCTTTCCCGTTCTAGATcgctctcttcttcttcgcGGAGCGTGAGCTCAGGGAGTCGTAGTCCTCCACCCCGTGGAAAAAGGTTAGTGCTTTCTTTCGATTTGGTGATTTTAGCTCTGTTAAGAAGTGGGTTGGATCCAAAATTTGGAATTGGAGACTGTGGCATTGAGttatgtatatttttctttctGGGTAAATAGCTTATTCGTAGTGTGACGTGAATGTTGTGATCTATCTTTACAGTTCTTCTGGGCCTCCAAAAGGAGCCTCTTCACCCTCTAAGTAGTCTCCCCACTCATAACTAGTTTAGAATGTCAATATTGGCTATTAacatctttttctctctctgttcatatatgtgtgtgtgtgaggtGAGGTGAGAGTTGTGGCTTAGTTAAAAAAAGTGCAACTACACTAGAGTAGACATTGTGGTACCGTTTCAACTAATTGATAGCTTAATTGTGTTGGTATCTCTGCTTGAAAGTCTTGATTGTTTTAATACTTTCCTAAGATCCTCAGTTTTGCTGACTTTACAATGGACTTCTAATTTCAGGAAAGCCGCACCGATTCAAGAATCTCTTGTTCTCCATGTTGATTCTCTTAGCAGGAATGTGAATGAAGGCCATCTCAAAGAAATATTTGGTATGTTGGTTGGTCTTCCATATCCCTTCTTCTTGTTCTAATGTCATTACATGAACCAATATCAGTAGTTTGTAGGTCATTACGTCCCTGGATCATCACTGGCATTATggtttttgtattttgtttcgTTTGACCAATTTGCTTGGCGACTTAGTAATGGCCTTTTTGTCGTATTTCTAGGCAACTATGGTGAAGTTGTACACGTAGAACTTGCGATGGATCGAGCTGTAAGTTGCTATTTCGCTGTTCTCTGTTATTTTAGGGCACTAATTGTTAAGAAAATTTGTTCATAACTCCTTTGCATATTGACAGGTTACTCTTCCAAAAGGATATGCTTATGTTGAGTTCAAGGCAAGAGCTGATGCTGAGAAAGCTCTGCTGTTTATGGATGGTGTATGTCTCTTCCCAAATATAAAATGCAGTATGTTATTAACTCAACATATTGGCTGATAAGATTTATGCatgctttctttttttgtttacttaacGCAGGGCCAAATTGATGGAAATGTTGTTAAAGCCAAGTTCACACTACCACCACGTCAGAAACTATCTCCACCCCTTAAACCTGTCTCAAGTGCACCAAAGAGAGAGGCTCCAAAACCTGATAATGCCGCTGCTGACATTGAGAAAGATGGGCCCATGCGCTCAAGAGAGAGTACGtctatgtttataatttttttgttattgttgtgATATATACTTTATATGGTGTCAATGATTATCATCAATAATGTGATTAGCTTCTCCAAGAAGGCGATCACCACTACCTAGGAGGTTACCTGATTCTCCCCCTCGCCGGAGGCCGAGCCCTCCTATCCGCCGTCGTGGTGATACACCGCCCAGACGCAGGGCAGCATCGCCACCTAGAGGCCGTTCACCATCTTCTCCACCTCCAAGAAGACAGAGATCTCCTCCAAGGTTAGCTGTAGTGGTACCATCTGTTTTATGTGGTGTTTTCAGAATCAATTACTCACTTTTTATGTGTCAACAGGGGCTCCCCTAGAAGAATCCGTGGCAGTCCTGTTCGGAGACGTTCTCCTCCTCCTCTAAGGCGAAGGTAAGTCTATGTCATTTCACAAAGTATCCCCCTAGTGATTGGAGGATAGGAATTACTTCTTTGTTAGGCTAACGTACTCAGGACATTAGAGCTGAAAAATGTCTGTTTTGTCTTTGAATTGGACGTGTTTCAGGTCACCTCCAAGGAGACTACGCAGTCCTCTCAGAAGATCTCCAATCCGCAGACGTAGCCGATCCCCAATTCGTAGGCCTGTTCGCTCTCGTTCGAGGTCCATCTCACCCCGCAGGTATGTTTTAACCGCTTTAAAAATGCTATTAAGGTAGTTGATATCTCCGGGATTTTAGTTACCTGCAGTGGTATGGCTGAGATAGTACACATATGATGATACAAGAGTCATGACGTGTTTTTCAATCTTGCATAATTTACGTGTATACTTAAAGTTACTACATTGTGTTATCCTTGTATCTCGGTTTGTGACAAACTGATGCCAAATATGACTTAAGTTATATAGATCTATGTGGAGTCTCTCTTAGTGGTGTAAATTTGTCTTTGATCGTAAGCAGGGGACGAGGTCCAGCTGGGAGACGTAGGAGGTCATCTTCTTCTTACTCCAGTTCGCCAAGTCCCAGAAGGGTAAGTACCTGATGCGGATCTCTTTTTAGCTATAAAAAATGTTGATGCCTTGTTgagtttggtgttttgatttctAACCTGTGTGGATTATTAAAACTAACAGATTCCTAGGAAGATTTCGAGGAGCCGCAGTCCTAAGAGGTAAAACACTTTCTTTGCTTAACACTAGTCCTCATCTTAAAGCTGGAAACACTGTAGTCtgcttttagcaaaaaaaaaaaaccattgtaGTCTGTAGCATGCAGTAGTGTAAAAATGCTCCACTCTGCTAAGTTATGTGTAGTTAATGTGATTGTGGTGAAACAAAGACCAGAAGACTTGGTTCAAACATTATGTAAATCTTTTAGCTCTCAAAGTCTAATTGCAGAGAATGGGGTTTGTTGGTGCGTAATGTGTAGGCCACTGAGAGGAAAAAGAAGCAGCAGTAACAGCAGTAGCAGCAGCTCACCGCCTCCTCGCAGAACATAACaatgtaataaaaaaacatattatctcTCGGCTGAAGTTTTGCCAGTGACCAAATGAGAGTTGTGGCTTGAGAGTTGTGGCTTttgtagtttttatattttgtgcATCTCCAGCTATAGAACTGATTTGGATTTCAGTATAGTCTTATGAGTTAAAGACGAAGAACTgttcgtttctttttttctcaccCGCGTGTTAAAAAGCAAAGAGAACTTGTTGAAATGTAATAAATGGGATGAACACGATCTTGTTACTCTCAAGtgttctttttgttgttgttgctatTCCTCAAGTGGTGAATTGTTTTTCTAGAATCGATTTATCATAACAACATCCAAGTGGTTGATGCAATGTCTTCTCTACAAACGATCGTAGTCATAACTCATCCACTCCATTTATATTAGCAGATCAATTACTGGTTAGTAGCTTTCTGTCTTTGTTATCAAACACACTTTTGACGCATATACTTTTGTTGGACTGTTGCTCATAAGATTTGTGATCCATGC
The sequence above is drawn from the Brassica napus cultivar Da-Ae chromosome A8, Da-Ae, whole genome shotgun sequence genome and encodes:
- the LOC106387586 gene encoding serine/arginine-rich splicing factor SR45-like isoform X2 yields the protein MAKPSRVRRSPSASGSSSRSSSSSRSRSSGSRSLSRSRSLSSSSRSVSSGSRSPPPRGKRKAAPIQESLVLHVDSLSRNVNEGHLKEIFGNYGEVVHVELAMDRAVTLPKGYAYVEFKARADAEKALLFMDGGQIDGNVVKAKFTLPPRQKLSPPLKPVSSAPKREAPKPDNAAADIEKDGPMRSRETSPRRRSPLPRRLPDSPPRRRPSPPIRRRGDTPPRRRAASPPRGRSPSSPPPRRQRSPPRGSPRRIRGSPVRRRSPPPLRRRSPPRRLRSPLRRSPIRRRSRSPIRRPVRSRSRSISPRRGRGPAGRRRRSSSSYSSSPSPRRIPRKISRSRSPKRPLRGKRSSSNSSSSSSPPPRRT
- the LOC106387586 gene encoding serine/arginine-rich splicing factor SR45-like isoform X1, with translation MAKPSRVRRSPSASGSSSRSSSSSRSRSSGSRSLSRSRSLSSSSRSVSSGSRSPPPRGKSSSGPPKGASSPSKKAAPIQESLVLHVDSLSRNVNEGHLKEIFGNYGEVVHVELAMDRAVTLPKGYAYVEFKARADAEKALLFMDGGQIDGNVVKAKFTLPPRQKLSPPLKPVSSAPKREAPKPDNAAADIEKDGPMRSRETSPRRRSPLPRRLPDSPPRRRPSPPIRRRGDTPPRRRAASPPRGRSPSSPPPRRQRSPPRGSPRRIRGSPVRRRSPPPLRRRSPPRRLRSPLRRSPIRRRSRSPIRRPVRSRSRSISPRRGRGPAGRRRRSSSSYSSSPSPRRIPRKISRSRSPKRPLRGKRSSSNSSSSSSPPPRRT